In Anseongella ginsenosidimutans, one genomic interval encodes:
- a CDS encoding ABC transporter permease, whose product MFRYNLILIYRNFKRFKGAFFINLAGLSTGLACALLIYLWVYDELHVDKFNEKDSRLFQVMENEHYAESINTTPETDGILAEALAEEMPEVEYATTATPVWWFEKFTLSAGNKNVKATGRYAGKDYFNMFSYHLIRGDESQVLADKNSIVISEVLALKLFNTSDNIIGKVIEFQHEQQFLISGVFEGTPPNSTEQFDFVLSFAFFQEKHPRFADWGHSGPVTYVMLKQGTNPDQFNHKIADFLKNKTAGYANSTLFTRPFSDGYLYGKYENGIQAGGRIAYVKLFSVIAIFILIIACINFMNLSTAKATQRLKEVGIKKAIGAGRKALVFQYLGESVLMAFLSLTTALLLVLLFLPQFNQITGKHLTVNLDINLIVSVLALTLFTGIIAGGYPALYLSGFNPVSILKGGAVPGKFKASVGEVWVRKGLVVFQFTLSVILIVAVLVVYKQIEFIQAKNIGYDKDNLIIFDMEGKVEENPETFLSAVKNIPGIVNASSSNSRLIGSYGATTGVQWEGKNPDDVISFETVQVNYDLIETLGIEMVAGRSFSRDFGTDKSKLIVNEAARDVMGLQEPVGKVINLWGNDKQILGVAKNFHIASFHEAVKPILIRLLPQHTDYIMAKIEAGRERETIEQLQEFYQEFNPGFVLDYKFMDAQYQALYEAENRTAALSKYFAGLAVLISCLGLFGLVSFTAERRLKEIGIRKVMGASVSNVVGLLSGDFIRLVLIAILIASPIAWYVMNRWLQNFAYRIDLGWWMFALAGLLAAVIALLTVSFHSVKAALANPVKSLRSE is encoded by the coding sequence ATGTTTCGTTACAACCTGATCCTAATCTATAGAAACTTTAAACGGTTTAAGGGGGCCTTTTTTATCAATCTGGCCGGGCTATCAACCGGACTGGCCTGTGCTTTATTGATTTACCTGTGGGTGTATGATGAACTCCATGTGGACAAGTTCAATGAGAAAGACAGCCGGCTTTTCCAGGTGATGGAAAACGAACATTACGCTGAATCCATTAATACGACGCCTGAAACGGATGGTATTCTGGCTGAAGCACTGGCAGAAGAAATGCCGGAAGTGGAATATGCTACCACCGCTACGCCTGTCTGGTGGTTCGAGAAATTTACACTTTCTGCCGGGAATAAAAATGTCAAGGCAACGGGACGGTATGCCGGAAAGGATTATTTCAATATGTTCTCCTATCATCTGATCCGGGGAGATGAAAGCCAGGTGTTGGCGGATAAAAATTCCATTGTAATATCCGAAGTACTGGCCTTAAAATTATTTAATACCTCTGATAATATCATAGGGAAAGTTATTGAATTTCAACACGAGCAGCAGTTCCTCATTTCCGGGGTTTTTGAGGGGACGCCTCCCAACTCCACCGAGCAATTCGACTTTGTATTGTCTTTTGCGTTTTTTCAGGAAAAACACCCACGGTTTGCAGATTGGGGACACTCCGGGCCTGTTACCTACGTCATGCTGAAGCAAGGCACAAACCCTGATCAGTTCAATCATAAAATCGCTGATTTTCTTAAAAACAAAACTGCAGGTTATGCAAATTCAACTTTATTTACCAGGCCTTTTTCAGATGGTTATCTGTATGGCAAATATGAGAATGGCATACAGGCAGGAGGCAGAATAGCATACGTCAAATTGTTCTCTGTCATTGCCATCTTCATCCTCATCATTGCCTGCATTAATTTCATGAACTTATCCACGGCCAAAGCCACCCAGCGGTTAAAGGAAGTGGGTATAAAGAAGGCCATAGGGGCCGGCCGGAAAGCGTTGGTTTTTCAATATCTGGGAGAGTCGGTATTGATGGCTTTTTTATCACTCACCACAGCCCTCTTACTCGTTTTACTTTTCCTTCCCCAGTTCAACCAGATTACCGGAAAGCATCTGACCGTGAATCTTGATATCAATCTTATTGTATCGGTTTTAGCCCTCACCTTGTTTACAGGGATCATCGCGGGCGGCTACCCGGCCTTATACCTTTCCGGCTTTAATCCGGTATCGATTCTGAAAGGCGGAGCTGTACCCGGAAAATTCAAAGCTTCTGTGGGGGAAGTGTGGGTAAGAAAAGGATTGGTGGTTTTTCAGTTTACACTATCGGTTATACTGATCGTGGCCGTTTTGGTGGTTTATAAACAAATAGAATTTATACAGGCCAAAAACATTGGTTACGACAAAGACAATCTCATTATTTTTGACATGGAAGGAAAGGTAGAAGAAAACCCCGAAACCTTCCTGTCAGCCGTTAAAAACATACCGGGTATCGTCAATGCCTCCAGCTCTAATAGCCGTTTAATAGGCAGCTACGGAGCTACCACCGGTGTGCAGTGGGAAGGGAAAAATCCAGATGATGTTATCTCATTTGAGACCGTACAAGTGAACTACGACCTGATTGAAACCCTGGGTATTGAAATGGTAGCAGGACGAAGTTTTTCCAGAGACTTCGGTACCGACAAATCCAAACTCATTGTAAATGAAGCGGCCAGGGATGTGATGGGACTTCAGGAGCCGGTTGGTAAAGTGATTAATCTTTGGGGCAATGATAAGCAGATTCTGGGAGTGGCCAAAAACTTCCATATTGCATCGTTCCATGAAGCAGTGAAACCTATATTGATCAGACTATTGCCTCAGCATACAGACTACATCATGGCCAAAATTGAAGCGGGGAGGGAACGAGAAACCATTGAGCAGCTGCAGGAATTTTATCAGGAATTTAATCCGGGGTTTGTACTCGATTACAAATTTATGGATGCACAGTATCAAGCACTGTACGAAGCGGAAAATCGTACAGCTGCCTTATCTAAATACTTTGCCGGACTCGCCGTTCTGATTTCCTGTCTGGGATTGTTTGGCTTGGTCTCCTTCACTGCCGAAAGAAGATTGAAAGAAATCGGCATCCGTAAGGTAATGGGGGCGAGTGTCAGTAATGTGGTAGGCTTGTTGTCCGGGGATTTTATCCGCCTGGTGTTGATCGCCATCCTCATCGCTTCGCCTATTGCCTGGTATGTCATGAACCGCTGGCTGCAGAATTTTGCCTACAGGATCGATCTCGGCTGGTGGATGTTCGCCCTGGCCGGGCTGCTGGCAGCGGTGATTGCTTTGCTGACGGTGAGCTTTCATTCGGTAAAAGCCGCCTTGGCGAATCCGGTAAAATCATTAAGGTCTGAATAA
- a CDS encoding tyrosine-type recombinase/integrase, with product MNAYLKEIADVCDITKLLTFHAARHTFATTVALTNGVPIETVSKMLGHTNLKTTQHYA from the coding sequence ATGAATGCTTACCTGAAAGAAATTGCCGATGTCTGCGATATTACCAAGCTTCTTACCTTTCATGCTGCCCGGCATACTTTCGCGACCACTGTTGCGCTTACTAACGGCGTACCTATCGAAACCGTCTCCAAAATGTTGGGGCATACCAATCTGAAAACCACTCAGCATTACGCTTAG
- a CDS encoding phage integrase SAM-like domain and Arm DNA-binding domain-containing protein: MAGFFRVSHKNYQGGPVPVYLRITVYSKPAELSTGRECDPKQWNSRSGRMSGTREAAKSFNAYLDILLAKVQDTHRSLLEGNAEITAQNIKNKLTGKAGKARLLLELFQEYNRKIRALIGNGFEESTLKGYRTTLNHLNSFLQWKYHVSDIDINRLDHEFITDFEFLRSEVKIGANAAAKYIKNLKKVVNDCLAKGWLRLNPFLRYRSKAKPTERVFLTKSELEAIASKILYRATRPGTGHLFILLLYGTGLRGPNSTFTGGVDHYWPLCRPSSMRSSGQGAARSQ, encoded by the coding sequence ATCGCCGGATTTTTTAGGGTTTCGCATAAAAACTATCAGGGAGGACCTGTTCCCGTTTATTTACGCATTACCGTATATAGCAAACCGGCCGAACTCTCCACCGGAAGGGAATGCGATCCAAAACAATGGAATTCACGGTCCGGACGCATGAGCGGAACCCGGGAAGCCGCCAAATCCTTTAACGCCTACCTGGATATTCTGCTGGCAAAGGTACAGGACACCCATCGTTCCCTCCTTGAAGGCAACGCGGAAATCACGGCACAGAACATCAAAAACAAGCTTACCGGAAAAGCTGGAAAAGCCCGTTTATTGCTCGAACTATTCCAAGAGTACAACCGGAAAATAAGGGCCTTGATCGGTAACGGCTTTGAAGAAAGCACCTTAAAAGGATATCGTACCACCCTCAATCATTTAAACAGTTTCCTGCAATGGAAATATCATGTCTCCGATATTGATATCAACCGGCTTGATCACGAGTTTATCACCGATTTTGAGTTCTTGCGCAGTGAGGTCAAGATTGGAGCGAACGCCGCGGCCAAATACATCAAAAATTTAAAGAAAGTCGTTAATGATTGTCTGGCCAAAGGGTGGCTTCGGCTCAACCCCTTTCTCCGTTATCGCTCCAAAGCCAAACCAACCGAACGGGTGTTTTTAACCAAAAGCGAACTAGAAGCAATCGCATCCAAAATTCTGTACCGAGCGACTCGCCCAGGTACGGGACATCTTTTTATTCTGCTGTTATACGGGACTGGTCTACGTGGACCGAATTCCACTTTTACCGGCGGCGTTGACCATTATTGGCCGTTATGCCGACCATCCTCAATGCGTTCATCAGGACAAGGTGCTGCCCGTTCTCAGTAA
- a CDS encoding PDDEXK nuclease domain-containing protein, which yields MKLDFGNHYQELLSEIKQEFEEGRIQVARALNAELINRYFVVGEKIVQRQKKYGWGKSVVEQLSKDLQAEFPRRSGFSARNLWDMRRFYSQYAPHKKLRQVVAEIPWGHNLLILNKTTDIEEAAFYIRESARNGWSRNVLMNFIKADSYSAALKEGKQHNFSTTLPVQLVEQAEETLKSEYSLEFLGLAEPVRERELENKMIEHIRDVLLALGYGFAYMGNQYKIKLGKNEYYIDLLFYHRHLQCMIAVELKAGKFEPAHAAQLNYYLEILDDTIRQPHENPSIGILLCAEKDHLEVEYALRVSNKPIGVAEYSLTRNLPKTLKKVLPEADELKALLR from the coding sequence ATGAAACTGGATTTTGGCAATCATTATCAGGAGCTGCTTTCTGAAATAAAACAAGAATTTGAAGAAGGCAGGATACAAGTCGCGCGTGCCCTCAACGCGGAACTAATCAATCGCTATTTTGTTGTTGGCGAAAAAATTGTTCAAAGACAGAAAAAGTATGGGTGGGGCAAATCTGTTGTTGAACAACTATCCAAAGACCTGCAGGCCGAGTTCCCACGGAGAAGCGGTTTTTCTGCCAGGAACCTTTGGGACATGCGCCGGTTTTACAGCCAATATGCCCCTCACAAAAAACTGCGACAAGTTGTCGCAGAAATTCCTTGGGGTCATAATTTGCTTATATTGAATAAAACAACGGATATTGAAGAAGCCGCCTTCTACATCCGGGAATCGGCACGCAATGGATGGAGCAGAAATGTGCTTATGAACTTCATTAAAGCAGACAGTTATAGCGCGGCCTTAAAAGAAGGCAAACAACATAATTTTTCTACAACACTGCCCGTCCAATTGGTTGAGCAGGCAGAAGAAACTCTTAAGAGCGAGTACAGCCTTGAGTTTTTGGGCCTGGCGGAACCCGTGAGGGAACGTGAACTGGAAAATAAAATGATTGAACATATCCGTGATGTATTATTGGCGTTGGGCTATGGGTTTGCTTATATGGGCAACCAGTACAAAATTAAGTTGGGAAAGAATGAATATTATATAGATCTACTTTTTTATCACAGGCATCTTCAATGTATGATAGCCGTGGAATTGAAGGCGGGGAAATTTGAACCGGCCCATGCTGCACAGTTGAATTATTACCTTGAAATTCTGGACGACACGATAAGGCAGCCTCATGAAAACCCCTCTATCGGCATCCTCCTCTGTGCCGAGAAAGACCACCTTGAAGTGGAATATGCCTTGCGTGTTTCAAACAAACCAATTGGGGTAGCCGAATACAGTCTGACCCGTAACCTGCCTAAAACGCTGAAAAAGGTATTGCCAGAAGCAGATGAGCTTAAAGCGTTATTACGATAA
- the gap gene encoding type I glyceraldehyde-3-phosphate dehydrogenase has product MKIAINGFGRIGRMVLRELLRRDGIRVAAINDLTDTGTLAHLFKYDSVHGRFDGEVRHDERHLYIARRDGKEEVIRVYSEANPLQLPWKELEIDVVIESTGKFTDPQDAQKHLRAGAGRVLLSAPPKDKSVPTVVLGVNDEALSRDMPVISNASCTTNNVAMLIKVLDERWGVKSGYITTVHSYTGDQSLHDRPHRDLRRARAAATSMIPTTTGAAKAITSVFPKLEGKLGGAGIRVPVLNGSLTDFTCRLEKDASVEEINLAFREAAETELKGILEYTEDPIVSVDILGNPHSCIFDAQLTSIVGDMVKVVGWYDNESGYSARLADLVEKMK; this is encoded by the coding sequence GTGAAGATTGCTATAAATGGCTTCGGTAGAATAGGGCGAATGGTCCTTAGGGAACTGCTTCGCCGGGATGGAATAAGGGTTGCGGCGATCAATGATCTTACGGATACCGGGACCCTTGCGCATTTATTCAAGTATGATTCGGTACATGGCCGCTTTGATGGAGAGGTGCGGCACGATGAACGACATCTGTATATTGCCCGGCGCGACGGCAAAGAAGAGGTGATCCGGGTTTATTCGGAGGCGAATCCCTTGCAGCTTCCCTGGAAGGAGCTGGAAATTGACGTGGTAATTGAATCGACGGGGAAGTTTACTGATCCGCAGGATGCGCAGAAGCATCTCCGGGCAGGAGCGGGACGAGTGCTGCTTTCGGCCCCTCCCAAGGATAAGTCCGTGCCTACGGTGGTACTGGGGGTAAATGATGAAGCGCTTAGCCGGGATATGCCTGTTATTTCCAATGCTTCCTGTACGACGAATAATGTGGCCATGCTGATTAAGGTGCTGGACGAGCGCTGGGGGGTGAAAAGCGGCTATATAACCACCGTCCACTCCTATACGGGCGATCAAAGCCTGCATGACCGGCCGCACCGCGACTTGCGCAGGGCCCGGGCGGCGGCCACTTCCATGATACCCACCACTACGGGGGCGGCGAAAGCCATCACTTCGGTATTCCCGAAGCTGGAAGGGAAGCTCGGCGGGGCCGGGATCCGCGTACCTGTACTGAATGGTTCGCTGACGGATTTTACCTGCCGGCTGGAAAAGGATGCCAGCGTGGAAGAGATCAATCTTGCTTTCAGGGAAGCGGCGGAAACGGAGCTGAAGGGTATCCTGGAGTACACGGAAGATCCGATTGTTTCCGTGGATATCCTGGGTAACCCGCATTCTTGTATCTTTGACGCGCAGCTCACCTCTATTGTGGGCGATATGGTTAAGGTGGTAGGCTGGTATGACAACGAATCCGGGTATTCCGCCCGTTTGGCCGACCTGGTTGAAAAAATGAAATAA
- a CDS encoding phosphoglycerate kinase: MKTVEQYDFAGKRALVRVDFNVPLNEQNEITDDNRIVAALPTIEKILNDGGSIVLMSHLGRPKGQPSEKFSLKHIVKHLSETLNRNVKFASDCVGEEAFELSAGLQPGDVLLLENLRFYKEEEKGDEGFAEKLSRHGDVYVNDAFGTAHRAHASTTVVAKFFPEARMFGYLMAAELKNAEKVLNSPERPLTAIMGGAKVSDKILLIESLLDKVDNLIIGGGMAYTFSKAFGGNIGKSICEADKLDLARELVAKAKEKGVNLVLPVDCKIADDFSNDANTRYASNSDIPDGWEGLDIGPESIKTFKDVIRGSKTILWNGPMGVFEFDNFTDGSRQVAEAIVEATRNGAFSLIGGGDSAACIAKFNMDDDVSYVSTGGGALLEYMEGKELPGVKAIG, encoded by the coding sequence ATGAAAACAGTGGAACAATATGACTTCGCAGGGAAACGAGCCCTGGTACGCGTTGATTTTAACGTGCCTTTGAACGAGCAGAATGAGATAACGGACGATAACCGCATCGTGGCTGCTTTGCCTACCATCGAAAAGATATTGAACGACGGCGGATCCATCGTATTGATGTCGCACCTGGGGCGGCCCAAGGGGCAGCCTTCGGAAAAATTTTCCCTGAAGCATATTGTGAAGCATCTTTCGGAAACCCTGAACAGGAATGTGAAGTTCGCTTCCGACTGTGTGGGCGAGGAAGCCTTTGAATTGTCGGCCGGATTGCAGCCGGGCGATGTGCTGCTGCTGGAGAACCTTCGTTTTTATAAGGAGGAAGAGAAGGGGGATGAAGGCTTCGCGGAAAAGCTTTCCCGCCATGGCGATGTTTATGTAAACGATGCATTCGGCACCGCGCACCGGGCCCATGCTTCCACAACGGTGGTGGCTAAGTTCTTTCCGGAAGCCAGGATGTTTGGCTACCTGATGGCGGCTGAGCTTAAAAACGCCGAAAAGGTGCTGAACAGCCCGGAGCGTCCGCTTACGGCCATTATGGGCGGGGCAAAAGTTTCCGACAAGATCCTGCTGATCGAAAGCCTGCTTGACAAAGTGGATAACCTGATCATCGGCGGCGGCATGGCCTATACGTTTTCGAAGGCCTTCGGGGGCAATATTGGTAAGTCTATTTGTGAAGCCGATAAGCTGGACCTGGCCAGGGAGCTGGTAGCTAAAGCAAAGGAAAAAGGCGTTAACCTGGTTTTGCCGGTAGACTGCAAGATCGCGGACGACTTTTCGAACGATGCCAATACCCGTTATGCGAGTAACAGCGATATCCCCGATGGTTGGGAAGGGCTTGACATAGGGCCGGAGAGTATTAAAACATTCAAGGACGTGATCCGCGGGTCGAAAACAATCCTTTGGAACGGGCCTATGGGCGTTTTCGAGTTCGATAATTTTACTGACGGAAGCCGGCAGGTAGCCGAAGCTATTGTGGAGGCAACCCGTAACGGGGCGTTCTCCCTTATAGGCGGCGGGGATTCAGCAGCTTGTATCGCGAAATTCAATATGGACGATGATGTGAGCTATGTTTCCACAGGAGGCGGCGCTTTGCTGGAATACATGGAAGGCAAGGAACTGCCTGGTGTTAAGGCCATTGGATAA
- the nuoH gene encoding NADH-quinone oxidoreductase subunit NuoH, producing MEFFSAYILVALCVLLFTVVYALYAVYAERKVSAFIQDRYGPMETGKYGLFQTIADITKLLQKENITPTAADKILFVAAPLIIFVSVFMGFAAMPFAPDIIGSAANIGVFYIIAVLAVEVVGILMAGWASGNKYALLGSMRSVAQIVSYEIPAGVAIVSVLMISQTLNLQEINLQQGILSAGTVEFLGFWDVSETGGLLAWNIFRAPHLLLAFLIYFIASLAECNRAPFDIPEAESELVAGFHVEYGGIRFGLIFLAEYAMMLLVSMLAAILFLGGWNTPLPNIGGLELANWTTGNIWGVFWLILKSFGLVLAQMWIRWTLPRLRVDQLMSFCWKVLIPAAFLCLFISGLWRLLVMN from the coding sequence ATGGAGTTTTTTTCGGCTTACATCCTTGTCGCGCTTTGTGTGCTGCTGTTTACCGTAGTGTATGCACTATATGCCGTGTACGCTGAACGCAAGGTGTCTGCCTTTATCCAGGATCGTTACGGGCCAATGGAAACCGGCAAATACGGGCTTTTTCAAACAATTGCGGATATCACCAAATTACTTCAGAAGGAAAATATTACACCAACCGCTGCGGACAAGATCCTTTTTGTGGCGGCGCCGCTGATCATTTTCGTTTCTGTGTTCATGGGGTTTGCGGCCATGCCTTTTGCACCGGATATTATCGGTTCCGCGGCAAATATCGGCGTGTTTTACATCATTGCCGTGCTGGCGGTGGAAGTGGTGGGTATCCTGATGGCTGGCTGGGCTTCCGGCAATAAGTACGCGCTGCTGGGGTCCATGCGTTCGGTGGCCCAGATCGTTTCCTACGAAATTCCAGCCGGCGTGGCCATTGTTTCGGTGCTGATGATCTCCCAAACCCTGAACCTGCAGGAGATCAACCTGCAACAGGGTATCCTCTCGGCCGGGACCGTCGAGTTCCTGGGCTTTTGGGATGTTTCCGAAACGGGCGGTTTGCTGGCCTGGAATATTTTCAGGGCGCCTCATTTGCTGCTGGCTTTCCTGATCTATTTTATTGCTTCGCTGGCCGAATGTAACCGGGCGCCTTTTGATATCCCGGAAGCGGAATCCGAACTGGTAGCCGGCTTTCACGTTGAGTATGGGGGAATTCGATTCGGACTCATTTTCCTGGCCGAATATGCCATGATGCTCCTGGTATCCATGCTTGCGGCCATCCTGTTCCTGGGCGGCTGGAATACGCCTTTGCCGAATATCGGCGGGCTGGAACTGGCCAACTGGACAACAGGGAACATTTGGGGCGTTTTTTGGTTAATCTTAAAATCGTTCGGCCTGGTGCTGGCGCAAATGTGGATCCGCTGGACGCTGCCCCGGCTCCGGGTAGATCAGCTCATGAGTTTCTGCTGGAAGGTACTGATACCGGCGGCATTCCTTTGCCTCTTTATTTCCGGCCTTTGGCGATTGCTCGTCATGAATTAG
- a CDS encoding 4Fe-4S dicluster domain-containing protein, whose protein sequence is MKERNDIWNSLITAWKGLKVTLGHAFQAGKQRKPQGVAEDNYFKQQEGLVTIQYPREKIPVPETGRYQLHVEIDDCIVCDLCAKICPVDCIEIDAIKAVEDIGITSDGTKKRLHAARFDIDMAKCMYCGLCTTVCPTECIIMTDTYDKSVANMHELTYRFSEMSPEEAAEKRRMLEESKKPKTDNTP, encoded by the coding sequence TTGAAAGAGCGGAATGACATATGGAATTCGCTGATCACCGCCTGGAAAGGGTTAAAGGTGACGCTGGGCCATGCATTCCAGGCGGGAAAGCAGCGGAAGCCGCAAGGGGTAGCCGAAGATAATTACTTTAAACAGCAGGAAGGACTGGTAACGATCCAGTATCCGAGGGAAAAGATACCCGTACCCGAGACGGGCCGGTACCAGCTGCATGTGGAAATCGACGATTGTATTGTTTGCGACCTCTGCGCAAAAATATGCCCGGTGGATTGCATTGAAATAGATGCGATCAAGGCGGTGGAAGATATTGGAATTACCTCTGACGGCACCAAAAAAAGGCTTCATGCAGCCCGTTTCGATATTGACATGGCAAAGTGCATGTACTGCGGCTTATGCACGACCGTATGTCCTACGGAATGCATTATCATGACCGATACATACGATAAAAGCGTGGCCAATATGCATGAATTAACCTACCGGTTCTCAGAAATGTCGCCGGAAGAGGCAGCTGAAAAAAGGCGCATGCTGGAAGAAAGCAAAAAACCTAAAACGGATAATACGCCTTGA
- a CDS encoding NADH-quinone oxidoreductase subunit J family protein: protein MTVIFYILAAIMLSAALYVAVSRDIARAIFCFFGVLFALAGLYIFALADFVAVTQILVYAGGVVVLMIFALMLTDKQLLEVIRKEEKTGPRLFRARSLPSILLALGVLAVLLQVAVTVDWSGLQWLNEASAAGNRVTGKENMVENVGINLMTRYLLPFEVISVLLLAALIGAAYLARGRK from the coding sequence TTGACAGTCATTTTTTATATCCTTGCTGCTATTATGCTTTCGGCCGCCCTTTACGTGGCTGTCAGCAGGGATATAGCGCGGGCGATATTCTGTTTTTTCGGGGTGTTATTCGCCCTGGCCGGACTTTATATTTTTGCGCTGGCTGACTTTGTTGCCGTAACCCAGATATTGGTGTATGCCGGCGGCGTGGTGGTACTGATGATCTTTGCCCTGATGCTGACCGATAAGCAACTGCTGGAAGTGATCCGGAAGGAAGAAAAAACCGGCCCCCGCCTTTTCAGGGCTCGTTCTCTTCCCTCAATATTGCTTGCGCTGGGCGTATTAGCAGTTTTGCTCCAGGTGGCTGTCACCGTTGACTGGTCCGGCCTGCAGTGGCTCAACGAAGCTTCCGCAGCCGGGAACCGTGTCACCGGCAAGGAGAACATGGTAGAAAACGTCGGCATTAATTTAATGACCAGGTACCTGTTACCCTTCGAGGTAATATCCGTCCTGTTGCTGGCCGCCCTGATAGGAGCCGCCTACCTGGCCCGCGGACGAAAATAG
- the nuoK gene encoding NADH-quinone oxidoreductase subunit NuoK gives MIPLSHFLIVGALLFSIGLYTVLSRKNAVLVLIGIEFMLNAAILNLVAFGMYDRMDNEGQVFAIFAIVLAAATVAVALAIIINVYSQYKTIDPDKIKDMKY, from the coding sequence ATGATCCCATTGTCCCATTTCCTGATAGTCGGCGCACTGCTCTTCAGCATTGGCCTTTACACCGTACTATCACGGAAAAACGCCGTGCTGGTGCTGATTGGCATCGAATTCATGCTGAACGCCGCTATTCTTAACCTGGTAGCTTTCGGCATGTACGACAGGATGGACAACGAAGGGCAGGTGTTTGCTATATTCGCCATTGTTTTGGCGGCGGCTACCGTGGCGGTGGCGCTGGCGATCATTATTAATGTGTATTCGCAATACAAGACCATTGATCCGGATAAGATCAAAGATATGAAATACTAA